A segment of the Deltaproteobacteria bacterium GWA2_45_12 genome:
TTTGGTTAATTGTTTAAACAAGTTTTTATTCCATACCTGGGGAATATTTTTGGACGAAATCTTGATTAAGGCGAAGGCATTCCAAAGAGCCACAGCCGAAGTCCCCAAAGCCAGCCCCCAATGCCCCCAATGCAACACAAATACAAAAATCCAGTTCAACACAAAATTAATCGCAATGGAAACCAGCGAAATAATCATGGGGGTTTTGGCATCATTAAAGGCCAAAAAAGCCGGCTGATAAATTTTGACCAAAGCATAAGCCACCAGCCCCACTGCATAAGCTTGCAAAGCATGGGCTGACTGGAGGGTATCACTGATATTAAAATGCCCCCGCTGATAAATAAGGGCCATGATGGGCTCGGCTAAAACAATAAGCCCCAGGGCTGAAGGCAGGCACAAAAAAAGAGCCATTTGAGTGGACTGGCCCAAGGTTTTTTGTAAATGAAGGGTATCCTTAGTCGCTACCATGCGCGCCAAAACAGGAGTGGTGGCCGTGGCAACAGCCACCCCAAAAACCCCAATGGGAAACTGCATCAGTCTGAAAGCATAATTAAGCCACGAGATACTTCCATCAACCAAGTAGCTGGCAAAATTAGTATTGATCATCACATTAATCTGAACCGCGGCCCCACCCAAAATAGCCGGAAGAGTCAGTTGAAGAACATTTCTGAAATCCTTGTTTTTAAAACTGAAACCAAAACGAAAACGAAACCCCAAACGATAAAGGGAAGGAACTTGAACAAGCCACTGCACCAAACCTCCTGCCATGGTTCCCAAAGCCATCCCTGTCATGGCCCGTGTGGACATTTTCCACGTAACAAGTCCCTTGGACGCATCAGCCCCGTAATGCCAAACGGTATGAAACCATTCCGGTGAAAAGAAATAGGAAGCTATCAACCCAATGGTGATGGAGGTAATATTAAAAAAAGTGGAAGCCGACTGGGGCAGGGCAAATTTCCCCTTGGTGTTAAGCATGCCCATGCAAAGGGCGGCCAGGGAGACAAAAAGAATGAAAGGAAACAAAAAACGGGTTAAAAAAACCGTATAGGTGTATTTTTCACCGGTAAAACCGGAGGCCACCAAATGAACAAACAGGGGCGAAAAAATAATTCCCAAAACAGTCAAGCCCCCTACAACCACCAAAATATAACTCATGACCTGGTTGGCCAGTTCCCAGGCGGGTTTGTCCCCTTCCTTGGCGCATTTTTTTGAAAAAACAGTGATAAACGAGGTGGACAACGCCCCTTCTGAAAATAAATCACGCAATAAATTGGGAATGCGAAAAGCGGCGATAAAAGCATCTAAAACGGGGCCCGCCCCAAAGAAAAAGGCAAACACCATTTCACGCAATAGCCCGGCAAAACGGCTGAACATAACGGCAATGGTGGCAATGGAAGCGTGTTTTCGGATGGACACCCGGATGAATGTAGAGAAAAACCCCTTCATTGTAAAGCAGGGGAATCATGTTTGACAAAGCGGGGGTCTTGGGATAATCGTTTCCCCCTTTTTAAAGCGCCCGTAGCTCAGCTGGATAGAGTACCTGACTACGAATCAGGTGGTCGCATGTTCGAATCATGCCGGGCGCGCAACGCCTTTTCGCCAGAAAAGGCGTCCTCTATTTTCCATTTTCAATTATCTATTTTCTGTGCCCTTAAGCTGGCGAAAAGGCGAGAAAGTAGAAAATGGAGAATAGAAAATAGAGGTTTTTATGGCTTTTCCTTTCGAAAATCTCGACATCTACAAAAGAACATTCTTTTTCTCTAAAAAAATCTCACCCAAAAAAAGACACCATAAAGTGAACAGCCAAGGCTGCGCCGTAGGCCAAAAACGTATAGAGAAAAAAAGTTTGAAGGGGCAGTTTCCATGATCCGCTTTCGCGCTTCATTACGGCCAGAGTGGCCACGCATTGCAGGGCAATGGCGTAAAAAACCAGAAGGGCCAAGCCAGAGGCCAAAGTAAGCCCGGTGGCTTGTAGGCGTTCTACAAGGCTGGTTACGTCGTCGTCAGCCCTTGCAATTCCTAATAAGGCACCCATGGTTCCCACAAACACTTCCCGCGCCAAAAAGGAGCTAAGGATCGCCACGGCATACATCCAATCCAACCCCAAGGGACGCACCAAGGGCTCAAGCCAGACACCAATGCTCCCCAACCAGGACTCTCCCAAATTCATTCCCCGATTGGGCATATACCCTAAAAACCAGACAACCACCGTGACCGAAAAAATAATGCCTCCCGCACGTCTTACAAACGCAAGTGATTTTTCCCAACTATGTCGTAGGAGCGTGCCCCACATGGGCATGCGGTAGGGAGGCATTTCCAATACAAAGGGGGCATCATCTTTCTTTTGATAACCCACACGTGAAAGAACACCCGTCACCAGAAGAGCCATCACCAGCCCAAATAGATAAAGACAAAAAAACACCAGCCCCTGCAAACCAAAAATTCCTCCAAAAAATGTCTTGGCAGGAATTAAAACGGCGATGAGCAATCCATAAACAGGTAGCCTAGCTGAACACGCCATGAGGGGAATTGCCATATAGGTGAGAAAACGCCTTTTGGGGGAATCGATGGTACGGGCGGCATATATACCAGGAATGGCGCACGCAAAACCCGAAAGCATGGGAACAAAACTTTTTCCTGTCAGCCCAAAAAAACGAAGAGGCCGGTGGCATAAAACAGCAGCCCTGGCCAAATAACCGGAGTCTTCCAAAAAACCAACAATGAAACTCAATACAAAAATCTGCGGCACAAAAACAATGAAAGCCCCCAACCCTCCAAAGAGAGCGTCTTTGATAAAATCAGAGACAAAACCAACGGGCAAAAATCTGATGGTCCATACAGATAAAAAACTGATACCTGATTCAATGCCATCCATCAATGGCGCCGCCCAAGTAAAAATGGACTGGAACACAACATACATAATGGCAAAAAAAGCGATAAACCCCCATGTGGAGGAAAGCAGGAAACGATCAAACCGGTATTGGGATTTTAAAAGCACATCCCCTTTGGGCCCAAAACGCCTTGCCAATTCATGAGCCAAACGCGTAAGCGAGAAATCGTCGCGAGCCAGAATTTCTGGATCCACTTCATTTAAGATATTTGTTCCATCCACAAAGGACTCTAAGTCCTTGACCCCTTCAAGGGTCCGGGCAGACAGCATGAGTACAGGGCATCCCAGTGTTTTAGAAAGCCCTTCGGCATTTAGTTTAAGCCCATTGATCTTTAACTCATCGAGCATGTTGGCAACAAAAATCATCTTATGTCCATGCTGGTGCACACGTTTAAGTACCTGCACTCCATATAAGAGGCTTCTCTCGAGTCTGGTCGCATCAAGAACACACATCACCAACCGGACATTTTTTTTCTTTAGCGCGTCTTCCATGGCCTGGACCGCCACCTGTTCGTCTTTGGTAAGCGTATTCACACTGTAGGCCCCGGGGAAATCGATGTATTCAATATCCGAATTTTTACGGCCGGCTCCCGAATGCACCTCCACGGTGACACCCGGAAAATTG
Coding sequences within it:
- a CDS encoding murein biosynthesis integral membrane protein MurJ, coding for MKGFFSTFIRVSIRKHASIATIAVMFSRFAGLLREMVFAFFFGAGPVLDAFIAAFRIPNLLRDLFSEGALSTSFITVFSKKCAKEGDKPAWELANQVMSYILVVVGGLTVLGIIFSPLFVHLVASGFTGEKYTYTVFLTRFLFPFILFVSLAALCMGMLNTKGKFALPQSASTFFNITSITIGLIASYFFSPEWFHTVWHYGADASKGLVTWKMSTRAMTGMALGTMAGGLVQWLVQVPSLYRLGFRFRFGFSFKNKDFRNVLQLTLPAILGGAAVQINVMINTNFASYLVDGSISWLNYAFRLMQFPIGVFGVAVATATTPVLARMVATKDTLHLQKTLGQSTQMALFLCLPSALGLIVLAEPIMALIYQRGHFNISDTLQSAHALQAYAVGLVAYALVKIYQPAFLAFNDAKTPMIISLVSIAINFVLNWIFVFVLHWGHWGLALGTSAVALWNAFALIKISSKNIPQVWNKNLFKQLTKIFISSLIAAVFAWGTYFYLLHLMGNSRLIDRFVLTLAPIAMAVGIYVVTCLILGVEEARAMTTWTSRKFKPSSKNE
- a CDS encoding ferrous iron transporter B, with the translated sequence MEEILIVGSPNSGKSLLFNRLTGLSQKVANFPGVTVEVHSGAGRKNSDIEYIDFPGAYSVNTLTKDEQVAVQAMEDALKKKNVRLVMCVLDATRLERSLLYGVQVLKRVHQHGHKMIFVANMLDELKINGLKLNAEGLSKTLGCPVLMLSARTLEGVKDLESFVDGTNILNEVDPEILARDDFSLTRLAHELARRFGPKGDVLLKSQYRFDRFLLSSTWGFIAFFAIMYVVFQSIFTWAAPLMDGIESGISFLSVWTIRFLPVGFVSDFIKDALFGGLGAFIVFVPQIFVLSFIVGFLEDSGYLARAAVLCHRPLRFFGLTGKSFVPMLSGFACAIPGIYAARTIDSPKRRFLTYMAIPLMACSARLPVYGLLIAVLIPAKTFFGGIFGLQGLVFFCLYLFGLVMALLVTGVLSRVGYQKKDDAPFVLEMPPYRMPMWGTLLRHSWEKSLAFVRRAGGIIFSVTVVVWFLGYMPNRGMNLGESWLGSIGVWLEPLVRPLGLDWMYAVAILSSFLAREVFVGTMGALLGIARADDDVTSLVERLQATGLTLASGLALLVFYAIALQCVATLAVMKRESGSWKLPLQTFFLYTFLAYGAALAVHFMVSFFG